A single genomic interval of Salinarchaeum sp. IM2453 harbors:
- a CDS encoding GTP cyclohydrolase IIa, whose translation MTSFQISLFQLDNYGPWTTTPHPQPEPVLQALQSRLYADLVEAIGEYDGYTFFGRFDNIVALTHGIDRTAHRAIQQRIADSYPVTVSAGIGTGQTPTAALTDATQQLQSTGSAQDPDRTAELVGNTLDSPDEMQIAHFDIVDVTSTMTDQIDAHGAMLQVGTAALSLSSFLYQQKDALAYFVGGDNVIAICPPSLSQQDYQDALDHVLEQHDIPFQVGVGMGTQATDAGMDAKHALEQCRDNGTQIEGLQVASADD comes from the coding sequence GTGACGTCGTTTCAGATTTCGCTGTTCCAGTTGGATAATTACGGTCCCTGGACAACAACGCCTCACCCACAACCGGAGCCTGTTCTTCAAGCACTTCAGTCTCGGCTTTATGCTGACCTTGTAGAGGCAATCGGTGAATACGATGGGTACACTTTCTTCGGTCGGTTTGACAACATTGTAGCACTGACCCACGGGATAGATCGTACTGCCCACCGTGCAATTCAACAGCGCATTGCTGATTCATATCCTGTTACCGTTAGTGCAGGTATTGGAACCGGACAGACACCAACTGCTGCGCTTACAGATGCAACACAACAACTACAATCCACTGGCAGTGCACAGGATCCGGACCGAACTGCTGAGTTAGTTGGAAATACACTCGACTCTCCTGACGAGATGCAGATTGCACACTTTGACATTGTTGACGTAACCTCTACGATGACCGACCAGATAGATGCACATGGCGCAATGCTTCAAGTTGGCACAGCCGCTTTATCGCTTTCTTCATTCCTCTACCAGCAAAAAGACGCACTTGCGTACTTCGTCGGTGGGGATAATGTCATTGCAATTTGTCCCCCTTCCTTATCACAGCAAGATTATCAAGATGCTCTTGACCACGTTTTAGAACAGCACGACATTCCTTTCCAAGTTGGAGTCGGAATGGGCACCCAGGCAACAGATGCAGGAATGGATGCAAAGCATGCTCTTGAGCAGTGTAGGGACAATGGGACTCAAATCGAAGGATTACAGGTTGCATCGGCCGATGATTGA
- a CDS encoding archaeosine biosynthesis radical SAM protein RaSEA — MSSLETYTRGYGMAAHNEVMTRMREEKDPDITADEPTRVWTDQDLTPDGVYESLTIVLNTGGCRWAAQGGCTMCGYVAETIEEISDDNLRSQIEAALEYESQQLDEKAKQVKVYSSGSVLDNQEVSPTIREELAETFADRERIVVESMPSYIKESRVEPFIQQGLAVDVAIGLETSSDRIRRDTINKAFDFEHFKAACQSARSAGAGVKAYLLMKPPFLTESEAIEDMIQSIQDCAEIDGCHTVSMNPTNVQRYTLVDELYYRRGYRPPWLWSVARVLKKTAEEDITVVSDPVGAGSDRGPHNCGECDTKVKRSIKDFSLRQDPSVFEQVDCGCKQVWTEVHKRETGYNQPLVQ, encoded by the coding sequence ATGAGCAGCCTAGAGACATATACGAGAGGATATGGGATGGCAGCCCATAATGAAGTGATGACGCGGATGCGGGAAGAGAAAGATCCGGATATAACCGCGGATGAGCCAACACGGGTGTGGACGGATCAGGATCTTACACCTGATGGTGTATATGAAAGTTTAACAATTGTGCTCAATACAGGCGGTTGTCGGTGGGCAGCTCAAGGGGGCTGCACAATGTGCGGATATGTTGCTGAAACAATAGAAGAAATCAGCGACGACAATCTCCGCTCCCAGATCGAAGCAGCATTAGAATATGAAAGCCAACAGTTAGACGAGAAAGCAAAGCAGGTGAAAGTCTACAGTTCAGGCTCTGTCCTTGATAATCAAGAGGTTTCACCGACAATTCGTGAGGAACTCGCAGAGACGTTCGCTGATCGAGAGCGAATTGTTGTAGAATCGATGCCGAGCTACATCAAAGAGTCACGAGTTGAACCATTCATTCAACAAGGATTAGCAGTTGATGTTGCAATTGGACTGGAGACAAGCTCTGATCGTATCCGCCGTGACACTATCAACAAGGCATTTGATTTTGAGCATTTCAAAGCAGCATGTCAGAGTGCAAGGTCTGCAGGAGCAGGAGTCAAGGCGTACCTGCTCATGAAGCCGCCGTTCCTTACGGAGTCTGAAGCCATTGAAGATATGATCCAATCAATTCAAGATTGTGCAGAGATTGATGGTTGTCACACCGTCTCGATGAATCCAACAAACGTTCAACGATACACGCTTGTCGATGAGTTGTACTATCGACGAGGATATCGACCACCGTGGCTGTGGTCGGTAGCACGCGTGCTAAAAAAGACTGCTGAGGAAGACATTACCGTCGTTTCAGATCCAGTTGGTGCTGGGTCGGACAGGGGACCACACAACTGTGGTGAATGCGACACAAAGGTGAAGCGATCAATCAAAGATTTTTCACTTCGTCAAGATCCGTCAGTGTTTGAACAGGTGGATTGTGGGTGTAAACAAGTGTGGACTGAGGTCCATAAGCGAGAGACTGGATATAACCAGCCATTAGTTCAGTGA
- the purQ gene encoding phosphoribosylformylglycinamidine synthase I: protein MTVAIIRFGGSNCDRDAHRAFEHLGVNAEIVWHDDGLPENTTGVILPGGFSYGDYLRAGAMAARAPVMNEVIEAAENGIPVLGVCNGAQIGAEAGLVPGAFTVNDHARFRCDRINVRVETTDTPFTSAYEEGDVLTLPIAHGEGRFEADDETIAMLNEEDRVLFRYCEPDGTISDAANPNGSKENIAGITGANATTAVLMPHPERASLPELGNTDGQGILKGLIQ, encoded by the coding sequence ATGACCGTTGCAATTATCCGTTTTGGCGGATCGAACTGCGATCGAGATGCGCATCGTGCGTTCGAACACCTCGGTGTTAATGCAGAGATTGTTTGGCACGATGACGGGCTTCCAGAGAACACAACCGGAGTAATCCTTCCTGGAGGATTCTCATATGGTGACTATCTTAGAGCTGGCGCTATGGCCGCTCGGGCACCTGTTATGAATGAGGTTATTGAGGCTGCAGAAAATGGAATCCCTGTTCTTGGTGTTTGTAATGGCGCACAGATCGGAGCTGAAGCCGGTCTTGTCCCTGGAGCATTTACTGTGAATGATCACGCTCGGTTCCGATGTGACCGTATCAATGTCCGAGTTGAAACTACTGATACACCATTTACATCGGCATATGAAGAAGGCGACGTTCTGACGCTCCCAATTGCCCACGGTGAAGGACGATTTGAGGCCGACGATGAAACAATTGCTATGCTCAACGAAGAAGATCGAGTTTTGTTCCGGTACTGTGAACCTGATGGAACCATCTCTGATGCCGCTAATCCGAACGGATCTAAAGAGAACATCGCGGGTATTACTGGAGCAAATGCAACAACAGCCGTCCTGATGCCCCATCCTGAACGCGCATCTCTCCCTGAACTTGGAAATACAGACGGGCAGGGTATTCTCAAAGGATTGATTCAGTAA
- a CDS encoding 50S ribosomal protein L16: MVDKPASMYREISKPPYTRREYISGIPGSKIAQHHMGDNQSDAEDYPVQISLVTEEEVQLRHDSMEASRLSANRYLIQELGEGNYKMILRKFPHHVIRENKQATGAGADRVSDGMRQAFGKIVGTAARIDAGERIFTAYCDVDQAPVVKEAFRRAYNKISPPCRVVVERGEEKLIS; this comes from the coding sequence ATGGTAGATAAACCCGCCTCAATGTACCGGGAAATTAGCAAGCCGCCATATACTCGGCGGGAGTACATTAGTGGCATCCCGGGCTCAAAAATCGCACAGCATCATATGGGTGACAATCAATCTGACGCGGAAGATTATCCGGTTCAGATTAGCCTTGTTACCGAGGAGGAAGTACAGCTTCGCCATGACTCTATGGAAGCATCCCGCTTGTCCGCCAACCGGTATCTAATCCAAGAGCTTGGCGAAGGCAACTACAAGATGATCCTGCGGAAGTTCCCACACCACGTTATCCGTGAGAACAAGCAGGCAACCGGTGCTGGAGCAGATCGTGTTTCTGACGGAATGCGTCAGGCATTTGGTAAAATTGTTGGAACTGCCGCTCGAATCGACGCTGGTGAACGAATCTTCACCGCATACTGTGATGTCGATCAAGCACCAGTTGTGAAGGAAGCCTTCCGTCGCGCCTATAACAAAATCTCTCCACCGTGTCGCGTTGTCGTTGAGCGCGGTGAGGAGAAGCTCATTTCGTGA
- a CDS encoding Hsp20/alpha crystallin family protein: MNRDDPFDDIFDEIERLMDEMMNDTGQIEPEESGFGMDIHVNVHETDEEIRVVADVPGIEQDDLSLMCDGEVLTIEVKTPDRETEERISLPGKVDEHSAAATFNNGILEVSFDRIDDSANISFE; this comes from the coding sequence ATGAATCGCGATGACCCATTTGATGATATCTTCGATGAGATTGAGCGCCTCATGGACGAGATGATGAACGACACCGGTCAAATTGAGCCAGAGGAGTCTGGATTTGGAATGGATATTCACGTTAATGTTCACGAGACTGATGAAGAGATCCGTGTCGTTGCAGATGTACCCGGAATTGAGCAAGACGATCTAAGCTTAATGTGTGATGGAGAGGTACTGACTATCGAGGTAAAAACACCGGATCGGGAGACAGAAGAACGAATCAGCCTACCAGGAAAAGTCGATGAGCACTCCGCAGCAGCAACGTTTAATAACGGGATCTTGGAAGTGAGTTTTGACCGAATTGATGACTCGGCAAATATCAGTTTCGAGTGA
- the hmgB gene encoding hydroxymethylglutaryl-CoA synthase, which translates to MTAVGIDAVELWSGNLKLDLPETFAPVKGDDPEKYTKGLGLTSSSLPDTYEDIVTMGANAAYRLLDRKNIDLEDIGRIDVATESAFDNSKPVSTYVAGCLEDVFEGDLHHADKGERKFACLAGTQALNDAYNWIAADRHRGRSALVIATDTALYARGDAGEATQGAGAVAMLISEEPNLVELSAEYGIGSADETDFLKPNQQFPSVDGKRSVQVYLARMREALEDYKKAAGDIHPDDFIYGPFHTPYPGMVRKAAVLAYRNTIRGTDIEEEITDEIGPQPHPDNFDDNDEYQEAIRAYTDALSETEQYQNWYDDQISPTLRISRQVGNWYTGSVHIARTSALLNAVDRGIDPVGETMLVGSYGSGAQAEIHSERIREGWKDEISQLNIEEQLDDRYDLTFEEYELVHDAHNHDVDAEVDPFTAPSGEFVFDGWGRMGERKYRFVE; encoded by the coding sequence ATGACAGCTGTTGGAATCGACGCCGTTGAACTCTGGTCTGGGAATCTCAAACTTGACCTCCCAGAAACATTTGCTCCAGTCAAGGGTGATGACCCAGAAAAGTACACCAAGGGACTTGGCCTTACATCAAGTTCCCTGCCGGATACATACGAAGATATTGTTACGATGGGAGCCAATGCTGCCTACCGGCTTCTTGATCGGAAAAACATTGATCTTGAAGACATTGGCCGTATTGATGTTGCTACTGAGTCAGCATTTGATAACTCGAAGCCTGTCTCGACCTATGTTGCTGGCTGTTTAGAGGATGTGTTTGAAGGAGATCTTCACCATGCTGATAAAGGAGAACGAAAGTTTGCTTGTCTTGCTGGTACTCAAGCACTTAACGATGCATACAATTGGATTGCCGCTGATCGACACCGAGGACGCAGTGCGCTTGTGATCGCGACAGATACAGCACTGTACGCTCGTGGAGACGCTGGAGAGGCAACACAGGGAGCAGGAGCTGTAGCGATGCTCATTAGTGAAGAGCCAAACCTTGTTGAATTGTCTGCCGAATACGGCATTGGTAGTGCTGACGAAACTGACTTCTTGAAGCCAAACCAGCAGTTCCCAAGTGTTGACGGAAAGCGTTCTGTTCAGGTTTATCTTGCTCGTATGCGAGAAGCTCTTGAAGACTACAAAAAGGCTGCTGGTGACATCCATCCAGATGACTTTATATATGGTCCTTTCCATACTCCGTATCCCGGTATGGTTCGGAAAGCAGCAGTCCTTGCATACCGAAACACAATTCGTGGGACAGATATCGAAGAAGAAATCACAGACGAGATTGGCCCACAACCACATCCTGACAATTTTGATGATAATGATGAGTATCAAGAAGCAATCCGAGCATACACTGATGCACTTTCCGAGACAGAACAATACCAGAACTGGTATGATGACCAGATCAGCCCAACCCTTCGTATCTCTCGTCAGGTAGGTAACTGGTACACTGGATCAGTCCACATCGCCCGAACAAGTGCACTTCTCAACGCTGTAGACCGCGGTATCGACCCTGTCGGAGAAACAATGCTTGTTGGATCATACGGTAGTGGCGCTCAAGCTGAAATTCACTCAGAACGTATTCGTGAGGGGTGGAAAGACGAAATCTCACAGCTCAACATTGAGGAACAACTGGATGATCGATATGACCTTACTTTTGAAGAGTATGAACTGGTTCACGACGCCCACAATCACGATGTGGATGCCGAAGTAGATCCATTTACTGCGCCCAGTGGTGAGTTTGTATTCGATGGTTGGGGTCGTATGGGCGAACGAAAATATCGATTTGTCGAATAA
- a CDS encoding SAMP-activating enzyme E1, whose protein sequence is MTELNLSTDQLDRYSRHIIMDEVGPEGQQTLLHSSVLVVGAGGLGSPILQYLGAAGVGDITIVDDDTVERSNLQRQIIHGVSDIGRAKVESAAEYLAELNPDVTVTTRQTRLNQENVTDLTHGHDVVVDASDNFTTRYLINDACMLAGIPYVHGAVYQFEGQAATFTSDGPCYRCLFPEAPPEGAVPDCATAGVLGIVPGTIGCIQATEVIKLLLDHGNSLNGRMIYYDAEEMSFDPIEIKQNPECPVCSDTPTITSVDEATYSERCRLSD, encoded by the coding sequence ATGACCGAACTTAATCTTTCGACTGATCAACTAGATCGGTATTCACGTCACATTATTATGGACGAAGTCGGACCAGAAGGTCAACAGACCCTTTTACATAGTTCTGTTCTTGTCGTTGGAGCCGGTGGACTGGGATCCCCGATTTTACAGTATCTTGGAGCTGCAGGTGTCGGCGATATAACAATTGTTGACGATGACACTGTCGAACGATCCAATCTTCAACGACAGATCATTCATGGTGTTTCTGATATTGGTCGTGCAAAAGTTGAGAGTGCTGCCGAATATCTGGCAGAGTTAAATCCAGATGTCACGGTTACGACTCGACAAACCCGACTCAACCAAGAGAATGTAACTGATCTAACTCACGGTCACGATGTGGTCGTAGATGCCTCGGATAACTTCACAACACGGTACTTGATTAACGATGCATGCATGCTTGCTGGCATCCCGTATGTTCACGGGGCAGTGTACCAGTTTGAAGGACAGGCAGCAACGTTTACCAGTGACGGTCCTTGCTATCGATGTCTTTTCCCAGAGGCACCACCAGAGGGTGCTGTCCCCGACTGTGCAACTGCTGGTGTCCTTGGGATCGTCCCCGGAACTATTGGCTGCATCCAAGCGACTGAGGTAATTAAGCTCCTTCTTGATCATGGGAACTCTCTCAACGGTCGTATGATCTATTATGACGCCGAGGAGATGAGCTTCGACCCGATTGAAATCAAGCAGAATCCCGAATGTCCTGTCTGTTCAGATACCCCAACGATTACGTCCGTTGATGAGGCAACATATTCAGAACGATGCCGTCTTTCTGACTGA
- a CDS encoding succinylglutamate desuccinylase/aspartoacylase family protein, which translates to MTSHEAKQVTLATLPSGVDVTTTIHTYIGDTTGPTVYVQAGQHGREINGVDVLRRLHHQLTSKSLRGTVVAVPLANPLTFDHQSYIVPEPLDRINPNMNRVWPGDERGGIHQRMAAALWDHIESADAVVDLHTGSPSTAPHVVYTAGDSQSKELAKAFGTDLLLAEPVPDDGDDEWKYRGFDRKLRIAALDAGIPAITPELGVSRQLVNATVELGVSGVTNILRHLDLLSDDPAVPTEQTIRANVDGRVYADHPGLFVLTGDVQVGEHVEANIELGKIVDPTTYEVLETVCTDTDGILYSLTRESIVAGGNQLAAVASSSPDRYLNK; encoded by the coding sequence ATGACTAGCCATGAAGCCAAGCAGGTTACGTTGGCGACTCTTCCTTCAGGGGTTGATGTAACGACTACCATTCATACATATATAGGAGACACCACTGGCCCTACGGTGTATGTACAGGCTGGTCAGCATGGACGTGAGATTAATGGTGTGGATGTTCTTCGGCGTCTCCACCATCAGCTTACATCCAAGTCTCTTCGTGGAACTGTTGTCGCTGTACCACTTGCAAACCCACTCACTTTCGACCACCAGTCGTACATTGTCCCAGAACCGCTTGATCGGATTAACCCAAACATGAATCGTGTCTGGCCTGGTGACGAACGCGGTGGGATTCACCAGCGAATGGCGGCAGCGCTCTGGGATCATATTGAATCAGCTGATGCCGTCGTTGATTTACATACAGGTTCTCCGTCAACTGCTCCACATGTTGTCTATACAGCTGGCGATTCGCAAAGTAAAGAACTTGCCAAAGCATTTGGAACTGACTTATTACTTGCTGAACCAGTCCCAGATGATGGCGACGATGAATGGAAGTACCGAGGTTTTGATCGAAAACTCCGTATTGCTGCCCTCGATGCTGGTATCCCAGCAATCACGCCTGAACTAGGCGTGAGCCGTCAACTTGTGAATGCGACTGTTGAACTTGGTGTTTCTGGTGTGACCAACATTCTTCGACACCTAGATCTACTTTCAGATGATCCCGCTGTTCCAACCGAACAAACCATTCGCGCTAACGTTGATGGTCGAGTCTATGCTGATCATCCTGGACTCTTTGTTCTTACCGGTGATGTCCAAGTCGGTGAACACGTTGAAGCAAATATTGAACTTGGCAAAATTGTTGACCCAACAACCTATGAAGTGCTGGAAACTGTCTGTACTGACACAGACGGAATTCTCTATTCACTAACTCGAGAATCCATTGTGGCAGGAGGTAATCAATTGGCAGCAGTTGCCTCTTCATCTCCTGATCGCTATCTTAATAAGTAA
- a CDS encoding ribonuclease R family protein — translation MTDAQADAGTAESQGPVEIDEEMARHIENKRDELLDKFDIPDQFPPEVIEEANARTEDLEEEIASEVDERRDLRDLLTWTTDPIDAQDFDDAISIEEHDDEYVLWVHIADVSHYVNPDTAMWDNAVERANTAYLPGYTIHMLPPVLAETVCSLVPNEDRLAHTVEMHLDKETLSYETIDIYKSVIRSDARLTYTDCENILDDASAADEFVEDSSRLAKKNHLVWELADQMHEQRKEDGSLVLNPRRDRAHTIIEECMLKANKAVTHELMWDRGVEAMYRVHPQPSPDEWSEALREIQDLDGVSVPGDKWDEPRKAVNATLEQAPDRQLNKIQWAVMKVMPRAKYMSDPFSGHHALNFEIYGHFTSPIRRLSDLINHWIVYTNDVPENLTALCDRASEKQQSAEQCEREYSQFLEEIGLNPDAIKNRGIEIVEE, via the coding sequence ATGACCGATGCGCAGGCTGATGCTGGGACCGCAGAGTCCCAAGGGCCAGTTGAGATTGACGAAGAAATGGCTCGTCACATCGAGAATAAGCGTGATGAACTGCTCGACAAGTTTGATATTCCAGACCAATTCCCTCCTGAAGTAATTGAGGAAGCTAACGCTCGCACTGAAGATCTTGAAGAGGAAATCGCTTCTGAGGTCGACGAGCGCCGTGACTTGCGTGATTTGCTGACTTGGACAACTGATCCAATTGATGCCCAAGACTTCGATGATGCAATATCAATCGAAGAGCATGATGATGAGTATGTACTCTGGGTTCACATTGCTGATGTATCTCATTACGTGAATCCAGACACAGCAATGTGGGACAATGCTGTCGAACGTGCAAACACGGCCTATCTCCCAGGATACACTATACACATGCTTCCGCCAGTGTTGGCAGAGACCGTCTGCTCACTTGTGCCGAACGAAGATCGCTTGGCTCATACTGTTGAAATGCATCTTGACAAAGAAACGCTCTCGTATGAGACAATCGATATCTATAAATCTGTCATCCGCAGTGATGCGCGACTGACATACACTGACTGTGAGAACATACTGGATGACGCTTCTGCAGCAGACGAGTTTGTTGAGGACAGCTCACGTCTTGCCAAAAAGAACCACCTTGTCTGGGAGCTTGCTGATCAGATGCACGAGCAGCGTAAAGAGGACGGTTCACTTGTTCTCAATCCGCGACGTGATCGTGCACATACGATCATTGAAGAGTGCATGCTTAAAGCTAACAAAGCGGTGACTCACGAACTAATGTGGGACCGTGGTGTTGAGGCAATGTACAGAGTTCATCCCCAACCGTCTCCCGATGAATGGAGTGAAGCGTTGCGAGAGATTCAGGACTTGGATGGTGTTTCTGTCCCTGGTGACAAATGGGACGAGCCACGAAAAGCTGTTAATGCGACGCTTGAACAGGCACCAGATCGGCAACTCAATAAAATCCAATGGGCTGTGATGAAAGTGATGCCCCGTGCAAAATATATGAGTGATCCCTTCTCTGGACATCATGCACTGAACTTTGAAATCTATGGGCACTTTACCAGTCCAATCCGCCGGTTAAGTGACTTGATTAACCACTGGATTGTCTATACGAATGATGTTCCCGAAAACCTCACCGCTCTCTGTGATCGCGCCTCTGAGAAACAGCAATCGGCTGAGCAATGCGAACGAGAATACTCACAATTCTTGGAAGAAATTGGGCTCAACCCTGACGCAATCAAAAACCGCGGTATAGAAATTGTAGAAGAGTAG
- a CDS encoding DUF2080 family transposase-associated protein, translated as MGNRFEIDGEEVLDAEVKEFGNSAHVTVPKRWRGADVKVVRISEPTENNDE; from the coding sequence ATGGGAAATCGATTTGAAATCGACGGCGAAGAAGTCCTTGATGCTGAAGTCAAGGAGTTCGGGAATAGTGCCCACGTTACCGTTCCAAAACGCTGGCGTGGGGCTGACGTGAAAGTTGTTCGTATCTCAGAACCCACCGAAAATAACGACGAATGA
- the purS gene encoding phosphoribosylformylglycinamidine synthase subunit PurS yields MSQFTATVHVRLKNGVLDPEAKTTQRALERLDFELDDLRFSDQYEIDLEAETEEAAHERVTEMTERLLANPTIHDYDIEITEL; encoded by the coding sequence ATGAGTCAGTTTACCGCAACGGTGCATGTGCGGTTGAAAAACGGCGTCCTTGATCCGGAAGCAAAGACTACTCAACGAGCACTGGAACGGCTTGATTTCGAGTTGGATGATCTACGCTTTTCGGATCAGTACGAAATTGATCTTGAAGCCGAAACAGAAGAAGCTGCACATGAGCGCGTTACTGAGATGACAGAACGGCTACTAGCAAACCCGACAATTCACGACTACGATATTGAGATTACCGAGTTATGA
- a CDS encoding RimK family alpha-L-glutamate ligase: protein MLRLAVTTKTETFRRMSQPLADRGIEATYIDTSQRALPLTDDTVFDSFDVGFVFPGRLMEGGAVDAHLSIPWLNDRSAILRSRNKAEVLVRLDRAGFSVPSTIMLSNPIDKSTVKSAFEQLGSPALIKPNSTTRGVGITRINSVDELYGVTDYLDLIHEFPATDDRSYLIQEYIPNARDIRVMVLDGEYVGAVERTFSDTDNERFVRNVHRGATAQTIDLESELQRIAENVATELSIPFVGIDMLVTQNDTYITETNARPTIDTADKYVDGFYDQLAESIKRQVD, encoded by the coding sequence ATGCTCCGACTTGCGGTCACAACAAAGACGGAGACATTCCGCCGGATGTCCCAGCCTCTTGCTGACCGCGGGATTGAGGCCACATATATTGACACATCCCAGCGCGCGCTTCCACTAACTGATGATACTGTTTTTGATTCATTTGATGTGGGATTTGTCTTCCCTGGCCGATTAATGGAAGGTGGTGCTGTTGATGCCCACTTGTCTATTCCATGGCTTAATGACCGATCAGCGATTCTTCGGTCTCGGAATAAGGCAGAGGTACTTGTCCGACTTGACCGTGCTGGATTCTCGGTACCATCAACGATTATGTTGTCAAATCCTATCGATAAATCGACCGTTAAGTCAGCGTTCGAGCAACTCGGGTCTCCGGCACTTATCAAGCCAAATTCAACTACCCGGGGTGTCGGTATAACCCGGATAAATTCAGTTGATGAGTTGTACGGTGTGACTGATTATCTCGACCTGATTCATGAGTTTCCAGCTACAGATGATCGATCATACCTCATTCAGGAGTATATCCCTAACGCTCGAGATATTCGTGTCATGGTGCTCGATGGTGAATATGTCGGTGCTGTTGAACGAACTTTCTCTGATACAGATAATGAGCGGTTTGTTCGAAACGTCCATCGAGGAGCAACTGCTCAGACAATTGATCTTGAATCAGAACTACAGCGGATCGCCGAGAATGTAGCAACGGAACTATCGATACCATTTGTTGGTATTGATATGCTCGTCACTCAGAATGATACATACATAACAGAGACAAACGCCCGTCCAACTATTGATACAGCTGATAAATATGTTGATGGCTTCTATGATCAATTAGCCGAATCGATTAAACGTCAAGTAGATTGA